The genomic stretch GTTGAAGGTGTTCGTGCTGGCGATATCCGCCCCCGCCTCGAAGTACGCGCGATGCACGGCGCGGATCACGTCCGGCTTCGTCAGTTGCAGCAGGTCGAAGTTCCCCCGGTACATCCGCAGGGGATCGGCCCCGTCCCAGCGGAAGTCGGCCTCGGTCAGGCCCGCCTGCTGGAGCTGCGTGCCCCACGCCCCATCGAGAATCAGGATCCGTCGTTGCGCCTCGGCGCGAATATCCGTGCTCATCGTCCACCTCTGATCGAAAAAAGCCGCCCCTCGGCGGCCTCTGTAGTCGTTGCGCTCATGCGCCGCCCCTTGGCCATCGTCCCCGCTCGCGCCATCGTCAGCGCACCCACGCGGGTCTTTCCTGTCAGCACCGCTGCCGCAATGGGGGCCGGTTGCCACGCCATCACAGGGCAGGAAAGGCCCTCCGGCGACTCTGGATGACCGCGCCCAGGGGGCACGATACGGGCAGGATAGCGCACGCCCAGCGCGGCAAAAGGGGGGTGGGGTGGACAGGGGGCGGTCGGCGGGCTGCACCCGGCCATCCAGTGGTGAGAACGAACCGCCGGACGCCCCGGCCCTCGCCCCCTGGGGGACAGCAGCGCCGGGGCCTCGGATGGCGGGAGCCGCTGGGGGCTGGTCAATGTGCTCGGCGTCGACCAGACCGGTGGCGGCCCATGGTCGCCGCTCCGCAGTCCTGCTGGGCGACGCCTGCGGACGGCCCGGCGCAGTGCTGCGCGGAACCCAGCTACGCCAGGACGTACGACGCGCAGGCTGTCACGATTCCTGCCATTGCAGGCAGACGCCTGGCAGGCCACCGCAGCGTCGGTGTGTCGGCACAGGTCGCTGCTGGCGCGGTGCGGGAGGCTGCGGGTGTTGGGGCCGCCGGCCACGCCCGGATCGTTACCGGAGGGAGGCCGAGGGTCGCCGACACGCAGGCCGTCCCGGGTCACCTGGGGCACGTGCCCGGTGCCGGCGCCGGCCAGCGCTGACGTGTCGCGGCGCGGGGTAGGCTGGATCATGTTCTCCACGTCACGGGTGCTCCTGACCGCGCTGGCCCTGGCCGGCGCGGCGGGGGCCAGTCTCCAGTCCGCCCCGCCCGAGATCCCCGCGCTCCCGCCGGAGCTGCCGCCCGTGCAGGGCCAGCCGGCGGCCCCCGTGCCCCTGGAGCCAGCCCCCCTCGAGACCGTGCCCCCGGCGCTCGTGGTGCCTCGGCCCTCCAGGCCGGTTCCGACCCGGCCCCCGGTCGCCCTGGACGGCGTGACCGCCACGCTGTTCGTGCCGCGCACGGTCACAGGAGCCCTGAAGCTCACCTTCACCGTGCGCAGCACCCGCCCGGCCCCGGTGGTGTTCGGGGTACGGCGCGACAACGACCAGAACTGCGCTTTCGCGCCGCTGCTGCGGGTCGTCGAGGTCGGTACCCAGCGGGTCGTGTATCCGGTGGCCGGACAGCAGCGGCTGTGTACGCAGGAGGTCGTCACCAAGTCCACGGCGGTCAGCGGCAACGTGTCGTTTACCCGCACGTTGACGCTTCCGGCGGGCGAATACATGCTGGAGAGCTGGCTATCGGCGCGGGTGGGCGGCGCGGCGGTGCGTGTGCCGGCCCGGCCCGTGCGCGTGACCGTCCGGTAGGCCGGTGGGGGAGGTTCGCATCCCCCGCACTCTGTTGGAGGGGCAGCAGTCCGGGCGTCCGGGTGTGCGTTAAGGTCAGGCCATGACCGCCACCCAGCGACCCGTCACCCTCATCACTGGCGCGGCCGGTGGCATCGGCCATGCCCTGGCCCGCGTGCTGGCCCCCCAGCACGACCTGATCCTCAGCGGCCGGGACGACGGGCGGCTGGCGACCCTTCAGGCCGAGGTCGGCGGCGCGGTGCTGCCCCTCGACCTGACCCGGCCAGAGACCTTCGAGGCCGCCGTGGCCGGGCTGGGCCGCGTGACCAACGTCGTTCACAACGCGGGCGTGGGCGACCTGGGGGCCGTGGCGGACGTGGGCCACGCCATCTGGACACACATCCTGGCCGTGAACACGGTCGCGCCGGCCGAGCTGACCCGCGTGCTGCTGCCCCGCGTGCGTGACGAACGGGGCCGCGTGGTGTTCGTGAACTCCGGCGCGGGCCGCACGGCGAATCCTGGGTGGGGAGCCTACGCGGCCAGCAAGTTCGCCCTGCGTGCCCTGGCCGACGCCCTGCGGGCCGAAGAGGCGCCGCATGGCGTGCGTGTGGGCACCGTGTATCCGGGCCGCACGGCCACCCCCATGCAGTCACACGTGCGATCCCAGGAGGGCGGCGAGTACCGCCCGCAGGAGTACCTCGATCCGGTCAGCGTGGCCCGCGCCATCGCGTTCATGCTGGCCGCGCCGGACGACGCCGACCTCACGGAGCTGATGATCCGGCCGGGGCCGCGTCCGTGACCGTCGCCCCGCCCGATCCAGCCGGGTACGACGTGGTCGTGGTGGGGGCTGGCCCCGCCGGGCTGAGCGCTGCCCTGACCCTGGGGCGGTCACGCCGCCGCGTGCTGCTGCTCGACGGCGGCCCGCCCCGCAACGCCGCGTCCGGGGCCGCGCACGGCCTGCTCACCCGCGACGGCATTGATCCCGGCGACCTGAAGGCGCGGGGGCTGGCCGATCTGGAGCCCTACGACGTGACCGTGCTGTCCGAACCGGCCCGCGAGGCGCGGGCGGTGCCCAGCGGGTTCTGCGTGCGGGCGGGGCTGTCATGGGTGCCGGCCCGGCGGCTCCTGCTCGCCACGGGCGTGCGGGACGTCCTGCCCCCGGTGGCGGGTCTGCGCGAACGCTGGGGCCACGGCGTCTACCACTGCCCGTACTGCGACGGCTGGGAGCACCACGGCCGGGCGCTGGCCGTGTACGGGCGCGGGCAGGGCGGCCACCACCTCGCCCTGACCGTCCGCGCGTGGTCGGAGCGCGTGACGCTGCTCACCGACGGGCCGTCCCTGCTGACCCCCGAACAGGAGACCGACCTGCGCCGGGTGGGGGTGAAGGTGCGCGAACACGTCATCCGCGCCCTGACGGGTCAGGATGGGGTGTGTGCCAGCTTCCACGGGGCCCCGCCGCTGGCGCTGGACGCCGTGTTCGTGTCGCCCGAGCAGCAGCAGGGCAGTCCCCTGGCGGCGAGCCTGGGCTGCACGCTGAACGAGGCGGGGCGGGTGGTCGTGGACGACCTGGGCCAGACCAGCGTACCGGGCGTGTGGGCGGTGGGCGACATGACCGGTGCGCCGCAGTACGTCGTCCAGGCGGCGGCGGCGGGAATGCACGCCGCGACCTGCCTGAACACCAGCCTGATCCACGAGGAGGTCGCGCAGCGCGGTGCGGCCTTCCACAAGGGGCAATTGCCGGAGTGAAGGCCGTTCTCTTCGATCTGGACGGCACGCTGCATGACCGGGCGGCCACGATCCGCGCATGGCTGGAGGGGCACGTGCAGCGCTTCGACCTGCCGCCGGGCTACGGCGCCCGTTTTCTGGAACTGGACGACTTCGGCTACCGCCCGAAGGCTGAAGTCATGCCGCTGCTGGTACAGGAATTTGGGTTGTCCCATCATCCAGATGCGCTGTTTGCCGATTTCTGGACACATCCAGACAGTGCCGTCACGATGCCCCACGCGCACGACGTCTTGCGGATGCTCCGGGCAAACGGTGTGAGGGTCGGAGTGGTGACGAACGGCTGGGTCGACGCGCAGACCCGCTGCCTGAATGCATGTGGCCTGACTGATCTTCTCGACGACATCGTCATCAGCCGGGAGGTCGGCCTCAGCAAGCCTGATCGGCGCATCTATACGCTGGCGCTGGAACGGCTGGGCGTGGCGGCGGCGGATGCGTGGTTCGTGGGCGACTCGCCGCGCAACGACGTGTGGGGGTCGCAGCAGGTCGGTCTGCGGGCCGCGTACCTGCCGACCGGGCACGTCCTGACGGACGAGGTGCCGGACGCCACGCTGCGCGACCTGCGGGACGTCCTCACGCTGAGCTAGGCCGGAGCGGTAGCATTCCCCGCGTGACCGCGCCGACCGACCTGCCCATTGCCGAGGTGATTCCCGCCGTGCGGGAGGCACTGGCGGCACACCAACTGGTGGTCGTGCAGGCTCCGCCGGGCGCGGGCAAGAGCACCGCGCTGCCGCTGGCACTGCTGGATGAACCATGGCTGGCCGGGCAGGGCATCGTGATGCTCCAGCCGCGCCGCGTGGCCGTCCGCGCCGTCGCCGCCCGCCTGGCCGAGGGCCTGGGTGAGACCGTGGGCGGCACGGTAGGCTCGCGGGTGCGCTTCGAGTCCCGCGTGTCGGGCCGAACCCGGCTGGAGGTCGTCACCGAGGGCATCCTGACCCGCCGCCTGCAACGCGACCCGGAGCTGCGCGGCGTGGGGCTGGTGATCCTCGACGAGTTCCACGAGCGCAGCCTGAATGCTGACCTGGCGCTGGCCCTGTTGCGCGAGGTGCAGGGAGCGCTACGCGACGACCTGCGGGTGCTGGTGATGAGTGCCACGCTGGACGCCGGACTGCCCGGCCGCCTGGGAGCCCCCCTGGTCGCCAGCGAGGGTCGGGCGTACCCGGTCGAGATCCGCTATGCCGCCACCGACCCCACGGGCCGCATCGAGGACGCCGTGGCGCGGGCGGTGCGCCGGGCGCTGGAGGCCGACACGGGCGACCTCCTGGCCTTCCTGCCGGGCGTGCGCGAGATCCGGGCGGCGGCGGGGCAACTCGCGGACGTGGACGCCGCCGTGCTCCCGCTGTACGGCGACCTGCCCCTGGAAGCCCAGCAGCGTGCCCTGCGGCCCGATCCGGCCGGGCGGCGGCGCGTGATCCTCGCCACGTCGATTGCCGAGACCTCGCTGACCATCGACGGTGTGCGGATCGTCGTGGACAGCGGCCAGAGCCGCACACAGGCCTTCGATCCGGCGACCGGGCTGACAAGCATGGTCACCACGCGGGTCACGCGGGACGCGGCCACGCAGCGGGCAGGCCGGGCAGGCCGCACCGCGCCGGGCACTGCGTACCGCCTGTGGAGCGAGCGCACCCACGCCCTGCTGCCCGAGTCCCGC from Deinococcus sp. AB2017081 encodes the following:
- a CDS encoding HAD family hydrolase, whose amino-acid sequence is MKAVLFDLDGTLHDRAATIRAWLEGHVQRFDLPPGYGARFLELDDFGYRPKAEVMPLLVQEFGLSHHPDALFADFWTHPDSAVTMPHAHDVLRMLRANGVRVGVVTNGWVDAQTRCLNACGLTDLLDDIVISREVGLSKPDRRIYTLALERLGVAAADAWFVGDSPRNDVWGSQQVGLRAAYLPTGHVLTDEVPDATLRDLRDVLTLS
- a CDS encoding SDR family oxidoreductase, coding for MTATQRPVTLITGAAGGIGHALARVLAPQHDLILSGRDDGRLATLQAEVGGAVLPLDLTRPETFEAAVAGLGRVTNVVHNAGVGDLGAVADVGHAIWTHILAVNTVAPAELTRVLLPRVRDERGRVVFVNSGAGRTANPGWGAYAASKFALRALADALRAEEAPHGVRVGTVYPGRTATPMQSHVRSQEGGEYRPQEYLDPVSVARAIAFMLAAPDDADLTELMIRPGPRP
- a CDS encoding NAD(P)/FAD-dependent oxidoreductase, yielding MTVAPPDPAGYDVVVVGAGPAGLSAALTLGRSRRRVLLLDGGPPRNAASGAAHGLLTRDGIDPGDLKARGLADLEPYDVTVLSEPAREARAVPSGFCVRAGLSWVPARRLLLATGVRDVLPPVAGLRERWGHGVYHCPYCDGWEHHGRALAVYGRGQGGHHLALTVRAWSERVTLLTDGPSLLTPEQETDLRRVGVKVREHVIRALTGQDGVCASFHGAPPLALDAVFVSPEQQQGSPLAASLGCTLNEAGRVVVDDLGQTSVPGVWAVGDMTGAPQYVVQAAAAGMHAATCLNTSLIHEEVAQRGAAFHKGQLPE